From the genome of Ralstonia pickettii, one region includes:
- a CDS encoding ATP-binding response regulator, translated as MNASLRLFFAKFGLASRAPLELDARAKLLAAVHRGAPMGIAASVVLPALTVAAFWDASNRPGLLGWCLIMLCLTASGLRFYFGYRYDLTRMTLAAHTRKWWTGMHVMSAVGGVAWGCSAGLYLMSPSLEFSSLLMIVIIGVAAAAVLSQAPVPSSLLILGTGIVAPHFLLAEQAFPGHGLYLRGVLLFFAALLTRHAVNIHNTLVREIQLENESRQLARRYQDEKQRALSASEEKSRFLAAASHDLRQPVHAIVLLVEALRARNQSESLAPLVEQLASGAATIDLLFRSLLDLSKLESRKTSPTLEPVDLGEVITEVVQQFMPDARAKGLTLTARIPPLPVYGMAEPVLLRRALFNLLQNALRYTERGGVMVALRVRQKHLRIEVWDTGIGIAPEHQKDIFSTYYQVENPERDPSQGLGLGLSIYKECVRLLRGTFGVRSVPGRGSMFWMALRPVPADIKAPLATQPRAEQKRAVLDQPRFSGVVLVVDDDPQIRKAWHALLEAWGVEVHSAADGRSAEQLLARGIRPQIIFCDLRLPGEEDGLQLLERWQVSHPDAHAVLLTGDRNSAALARAEEAGYLLLAKPMDPNMLRVLLKRWLRGRSAEPQVAY; from the coding sequence TTGAACGCCTCGCTGCGCCTTTTCTTCGCCAAGTTCGGGCTTGCCAGCCGCGCGCCGCTTGAACTGGATGCCCGAGCCAAGCTGCTCGCTGCCGTGCATCGCGGGGCGCCCATGGGGATTGCCGCCTCGGTCGTCTTGCCTGCCTTGACGGTCGCCGCGTTCTGGGATGCCTCCAACCGACCGGGGCTGTTGGGCTGGTGCCTGATCATGCTGTGCCTGACGGCGTCGGGCCTGCGCTTCTATTTCGGCTATCGCTACGACCTGACCCGCATGACGTTGGCCGCGCACACCCGCAAGTGGTGGACGGGCATGCACGTCATGTCGGCGGTGGGCGGGGTGGCGTGGGGCTGCTCGGCGGGGCTGTATCTGATGTCGCCGTCGCTGGAGTTCAGCAGCCTGCTGATGATCGTGATCATCGGTGTGGCGGCGGCGGCGGTGTTGTCGCAAGCGCCGGTGCCGTCGAGCCTCCTGATCCTCGGAACGGGCATCGTGGCGCCGCACTTTTTGCTGGCCGAGCAGGCGTTTCCGGGGCACGGGCTGTATTTGCGCGGCGTGCTTCTGTTCTTTGCGGCGCTGCTGACCCGGCATGCCGTCAACATCCATAACACGCTGGTGCGCGAAATCCAGCTGGAGAACGAGAGCCGCCAGCTCGCGCGCCGCTACCAGGATGAAAAGCAGCGCGCGTTGTCGGCGTCGGAAGAAAAATCGCGCTTCCTGGCTGCGGCCAGCCACGACTTGCGTCAGCCGGTGCATGCAATTGTGCTGCTGGTGGAGGCGTTGCGGGCGCGCAATCAGTCGGAATCCTTGGCGCCGCTGGTGGAGCAACTCGCCTCGGGCGCCGCGACCATCGATCTGCTGTTCCGCTCGCTGCTGGACCTGTCCAAGCTGGAGAGCCGCAAGACCTCGCCGACGCTGGAGCCGGTGGATCTGGGCGAGGTGATCACCGAGGTGGTCCAGCAATTCATGCCGGATGCCCGCGCCAAGGGCCTGACGCTGACGGCGCGCATTCCGCCGCTGCCGGTATACGGGATGGCCGAGCCGGTGCTGCTGCGCCGGGCCCTGTTCAACCTGCTGCAGAACGCGCTGCGCTACACCGAGCGCGGTGGCGTGATGGTGGCGCTGCGCGTGCGCCAGAAGCATTTACGAATCGAGGTGTGGGATACCGGTATCGGCATCGCGCCTGAGCATCAGAAAGACATTTTTTCGACCTACTACCAGGTCGAAAACCCAGAACGCGATCCGAGCCAGGGCTTGGGTTTGGGGCTGTCGATCTACAAGGAATGCGTGCGTCTGCTGCGCGGCACGTTCGGCGTGCGCTCGGTGCCGGGGCGCGGCTCGATGTTCTGGATGGCGCTCCGGCCGGTGCCCGCCGATATCAAGGCGCCGCTGGCCACGCAGCCGCGCGCCGAGCAAAAGCGCGCCGTGCTCGATCAGCCGCGATTCTCAGGCGTGGTACTGGTCGTGGACGACGACCCGCAGATCCGCAAGGCGTGGCACGCGCTGCTCGAAGCGTGGGGCGTGGAAGTCCACAGTGCCGCCGATGGCCGCTCCGCCGAGCAACTGCTGGCGCGCGGCATCCGCCCGCAGATCATCTTCTGCGACTTGCGCCTGCCCGGCGAGGAAGACGGCCTGCAACTGCTTGAGCGCTGGCAGGTTAGCCACCCCGATGCCCACGCCGTGCTGCTGACCGGCGATCGCAACTCCGCCGCCCTGGCGCGTGCCGAAGAAGCCGGCTATCTGCTGCTCGCCAAGCCCATGGACCCGAACATGCTGCGGGTGCTGCTCAAGCGCTGGCTGCGCGGCCGCTCAGCCGAGCCGCAGGTGGCCTACTGA
- a CDS encoding bifunctional riboflavin kinase/FAD synthetase: MKVFRGLPNAESRAPCALTIGNFDGVHRGHQSLLARARAAADARGLPLTVMTFEPHPREFFMPDRAPTRIALLRDKLESLRRQGVDRVVVEHFNAHFAAQTPDEFVRNVLVDGLHARWLLVGDDFRFGAKRAGDFTYLQAAGAQFGFEVEQMGSVSESGIRISSSAVREALAAGDLEHARRLLGHGYAISGHVVHGQKLGRSLGFPTLNLRISHRKPAVAGIFVVQVHGLAEKPLPAVASIGVRPTVDDSGRVLLEVHIFDYHASVYGKLVRVEFMKKLRDEARYDSLDALKDAIAQDCVHARQFFGLPVPPAGESPTLRRDFATSATDRIQ, from the coding sequence GTGAAAGTCTTTCGCGGCCTGCCCAACGCCGAAAGTCGCGCGCCCTGCGCGTTGACCATCGGCAACTTCGACGGCGTGCACCGCGGGCACCAGTCTCTGCTGGCCCGCGCACGCGCGGCGGCCGACGCACGCGGATTGCCGCTGACGGTCATGACGTTCGAGCCGCATCCGCGCGAATTCTTCATGCCGGACCGCGCGCCCACCCGCATTGCCCTGCTGCGCGACAAGCTGGAAAGCCTGCGCCGACAGGGCGTCGACCGCGTGGTCGTGGAGCATTTCAACGCGCATTTCGCCGCGCAGACGCCCGACGAATTCGTCCGCAACGTTCTGGTGGATGGTCTCCACGCGCGCTGGCTGCTGGTGGGCGACGACTTCCGCTTTGGCGCCAAGCGCGCCGGAGATTTCACCTACCTGCAGGCAGCCGGCGCGCAGTTCGGCTTTGAGGTCGAGCAGATGGGCTCGGTGTCGGAGTCCGGCATCCGCATCTCCAGCTCGGCGGTGCGCGAGGCGCTGGCCGCAGGCGACCTCGAACATGCCCGCCGCCTGCTCGGTCACGGTTACGCCATCAGCGGGCACGTGGTGCACGGGCAAAAGCTCGGCCGTTCGCTCGGCTTCCCGACGCTGAATCTGCGCATCTCGCACCGCAAGCCGGCAGTGGCCGGCATCTTTGTCGTGCAGGTGCACGGGTTGGCCGAAAAACCGCTGCCGGCCGTCGCCAGCATTGGCGTACGCCCGACGGTGGACGACTCCGGCCGCGTGCTGCTGGAAGTGCATATCTTCGATTACCACGCCAGCGTCTACGGCAAGCTGGTCCGCGTGGAATTCATGAAGAAGCTGCGCGACGAGGCTCGCTACGATTCGCTCGATGCGCTCAAGGACGCCATCGCGCAGGACTGCGTTCACGCGCGGCAGTTCTTCGGCCTGCCTGTTCCGCCGGCCGGCGAGTCTCCAACGCTTCGGCGCGACTTCGCCACCTCCGCCACCGACCGAATTCAGTAG
- a CDS encoding response regulator transcription factor — translation MTSSLRSLLVVDDHPLALSGTTTFLAHALPEVQVHAAIGRRQALALVEEGVRPDVVLLDVWLSDCTGFDAMRELRGKLPEARFAFMSAENTPEIVAKAQALGAIGFIGKHADAHAFSKAVAGIFGGDASFPSEDDMGGINGKGGASHGIPITPAELGLTPRQGSVLALLLEGLPNKSIARQLGLTENTVKEHVSAILQRLGVRTRIQIISRMERFRLTGAA, via the coding sequence ATGACGAGCTCGCTGCGTAGCCTGCTGGTGGTCGACGACCACCCTCTCGCCTTGTCTGGCACGACCACATTTCTTGCACACGCCTTGCCTGAAGTTCAGGTGCACGCGGCCATTGGCCGTCGCCAGGCGCTTGCGCTGGTCGAAGAAGGCGTCCGTCCGGACGTCGTGCTGCTGGACGTGTGGCTGTCCGACTGCACCGGCTTCGACGCCATGCGCGAGCTGCGCGGCAAACTGCCTGAAGCGCGCTTTGCCTTCATGTCGGCGGAAAACACGCCGGAAATCGTCGCCAAGGCCCAAGCGCTGGGCGCCATCGGCTTCATCGGCAAGCACGCCGATGCGCATGCGTTCTCCAAGGCAGTGGCCGGCATCTTTGGCGGCGATGCGTCCTTCCCGTCGGAAGACGATATGGGCGGCATCAATGGCAAGGGCGGCGCTTCGCACGGCATCCCCATCACGCCGGCCGAACTGGGACTGACGCCGCGGCAGGGCTCGGTGCTCGCGTTGCTGCTGGAAGGTCTGCCGAACAAGTCGATTGCACGTCAGCTGGGCCTGACGGAAAACACCGTCAAAGAGCACGTCTCGGCGATTTTGCAGCGGCTGGGCGTGCGCACGCGCATTCAGATCATTTCGCGCATGGAGCGTTTTCGCCTGACGGGCGCGGCCTGA
- the purN gene encoding phosphoribosylglycinamide formyltransferase — MKNIVILISGRGSNMEAIVRACQAEGWSGRIAAVISNRPEAAGLKFAASRGIATAVVDHKAFPDRDSFDAALAQVIDGFSPDLVVLAGFMRILTAGFVTRYAGRMLNIHPSLLPCFPGLHTHEAALAMGVKVHGATVHFVTADLDHGPIVLQAIIDVRQDDTPDSLAGRLLAQEHTIYPRAVRWFVEGRLSIEDGVVRVSPDESQLVIGVNAREAA; from the coding sequence ATGAAAAACATCGTCATTCTCATTTCCGGACGCGGCTCCAATATGGAAGCCATTGTCCGCGCCTGTCAGGCCGAAGGTTGGTCGGGACGCATTGCCGCCGTCATTTCTAATCGGCCCGAAGCGGCGGGACTTAAATTTGCCGCTTCGCGCGGCATTGCTACCGCGGTGGTCGACCACAAGGCCTTCCCCGATCGCGACAGCTTCGACGCCGCCCTGGCGCAAGTGATCGACGGCTTTTCGCCCGATCTGGTAGTGCTGGCCGGCTTCATGCGCATCCTTACGGCGGGCTTTGTCACGCGCTACGCCGGTCGCATGCTGAACATTCATCCTTCGCTGCTGCCATGTTTCCCCGGCTTGCACACGCACGAGGCCGCGCTGGCCATGGGCGTGAAGGTGCATGGCGCGACAGTGCACTTCGTCACCGCTGACCTGGACCACGGCCCGATCGTGCTGCAGGCCATCATCGACGTGCGTCAGGACGACACGCCCGACTCACTGGCCGGGCGGCTGCTGGCACAGGAACACACAATTTACCCGCGTGCCGTGCGCTGGTTCGTGGAAGGGCGGTTGTCGATCGAAGACGGCGTTGTGCGCGTCTCGCCGGATGAATCGCAGCTTGTCATTGGCGTCAACGCCCGGGAGGCAGCATGA
- a CDS encoding RsmB/NOP family class I SAM-dependent RNA methyltransferase, producing MSQNRQRSGGNGSGGGSSNKRASSGGGGWYRAPQGKPAPRSAPRPRTGVHGSHLEHLDKVLARLLHFAAPADMVVSQYFREHHELGHRERGIIAEAAFAVLRRKVEFGQFAESGTGPARRRLVLLGLLQTAGREAIAPFLNPAEAEWLDRWENRDRAALAARVRANLPDWLFDALVAQHGAEFTEALAQAWLTPAPLDLRVNTLKGERDAVLATLAEAGIEGVAAPLSPVGIRLAGKPALNKLDIFTNGTVEVQDEGSQLLCQLLAPKRGEMVVDFCAGAGGKTLAIGAAMRSTGRLYAFDVSEKRLSNLGPRLARSGLSNVHPGRIDSEHDAKVKRLAGKIDRVLVDAPCSGLGTLRRNPDLKWRQSAQAVEEMSAKQLSILTSAARLLKPGGRLVYATCSVLARENQQVVEQFLAAHEDFVLVPAGEVLAAQKIALEMGPYLELYPHTHQTDGFFAAVLERRA from the coding sequence ATGAGCCAGAATCGTCAGCGTTCGGGCGGCAATGGAAGCGGCGGCGGGTCGAGCAACAAGCGCGCGAGTTCGGGTGGCGGCGGCTGGTACCGGGCCCCGCAGGGCAAGCCTGCGCCCCGCAGCGCCCCGCGCCCGCGCACGGGCGTGCATGGCAGCCATCTGGAACACCTGGACAAGGTGCTTGCGCGCCTGCTGCACTTTGCGGCGCCCGCCGACATGGTGGTCAGCCAATACTTCCGCGAGCATCACGAACTTGGCCACCGCGAGCGCGGCATCATCGCCGAAGCGGCCTTTGCCGTACTGCGCCGCAAGGTGGAATTCGGCCAGTTTGCCGAGAGCGGCACGGGCCCGGCGCGTCGTCGCCTGGTGCTGCTGGGCTTGTTGCAGACGGCCGGCCGTGAGGCCATTGCCCCGTTCCTGAACCCGGCTGAAGCCGAATGGCTGGATCGCTGGGAAAACCGTGACCGCGCCGCGCTGGCGGCCCGTGTGCGCGCCAATCTGCCCGACTGGCTCTTCGACGCGCTGGTTGCCCAGCACGGTGCGGAGTTCACCGAAGCACTGGCGCAAGCATGGCTCACGCCAGCGCCGCTGGACTTGCGCGTGAACACGCTCAAAGGCGAACGCGACGCCGTACTCGCCACGCTTGCCGAAGCCGGTATTGAAGGCGTTGCGGCGCCGCTCTCGCCCGTGGGCATTCGCCTGGCCGGCAAGCCGGCGTTGAACAAGCTCGATATCTTCACCAACGGCACGGTCGAGGTGCAGGACGAAGGCAGCCAATTGCTCTGCCAATTGCTGGCACCCAAGCGCGGCGAGATGGTGGTCGACTTCTGCGCCGGCGCCGGTGGCAAGACCCTGGCGATTGGTGCAGCGATGCGCTCGACTGGGCGCCTGTATGCCTTCGACGTATCGGAAAAGCGCTTGTCGAACCTCGGCCCGCGCCTGGCGCGCAGTGGGCTGTCGAACGTCCATCCGGGCCGCATCGACAGCGAGCACGATGCGAAGGTGAAGCGTCTTGCGGGCAAGATCGATCGCGTGTTGGTCGACGCGCCGTGCAGCGGCCTGGGCACGTTGCGCCGCAATCCTGACCTGAAGTGGCGCCAGTCCGCGCAGGCCGTGGAAGAAATGTCGGCCAAGCAGTTGTCGATCCTGACATCGGCAGCGCGGCTGCTGAAGCCGGGTGGCAGGCTCGTCTACGCTACCTGCAGTGTGCTCGCGCGCGAGAACCAGCAGGTGGTGGAGCAGTTCCTGGCCGCACATGAAGACTTCGTGCTTGTGCCCGCCGGCGAGGTGCTGGCCGCGCAGAAGATCGCGCTGGAAATGGGGCCTTACCTCGAGCTGTATCCGCACACGCACCAGACCGACGGCTTCTTCGCGGCCGTCCTGGAGCGCCGTGCATGA